The genome window TTAAGGAGCTGTGCCTGAGAAAGgcggtatccattattaaggacccccatcactcagggtgTGCCCTCTTCAAGTTgttacaatcaggaaggaggtacacacttagcgaatcaggaacagcttcttcccctctgccatctgattcctaaatggacattgagcccatgaacactacctcactattttttttaaatatattcctgttttgcacaattttttaatGTAACTATATATAGTTACTGTAAtcgatttacttatttttctttctatattatcacagattgcattgtactgctgcggctaagttaacaaatttcacaacacatgctggtgataattaacctgattctgattcattctgATTCTTAATATGGAGTAACGAAGGGAATTTGGGGCCCACATCCATAGATTCCTCGAAGTTGCTTGTCAAGTCAATACGGTAGTAAATAAGGTGTGTGATGTGTTGGCCTCCATTagtcgggggattgagttcaaaagccacaaAGTATGTAAAAACTCtacaaaaccctggttagaccacacttgtaatattgtgttcagtcctgCTCTGTTTGCtttaggaaggatgcagaagcttaccagctccttacttcacctgcccccaccctctcatcctcctgctcacctggtttcacctgtcacctgccagcttgcccTCCTTCCTATCCCCACCTCTGTATTCTGTTTAATTTCTCAGTCTTGTCTGGATGGAATGGAGCTGACTGCTGTTTAGCTGATGGATGGAGGGACTTCATCCAGACAATTCTAGGGTTCTACACTTATTTCCTGTAATTATTTGATTTGTTATATCTAAAATCAGATTTTTCTTGTCTTCATTAATGTCTTATGTGAATAATTTTAAattaatgcatttaaatgaatAAATACTCATTTGGGTGTGCAGGAACTTGAAGATTGGGATATATGTAACATTCTATTTTAATAAGCACAGATGATGAATCACAAAATACAAAGAATTGCTCCATTTTCAACAGCTATTGATTTTTAATATGTTGCACTCTTACTATAAAATCAGTAAAATCATGGACAGTAAACATTCACTGCAGTTTAGTCACGTTTATGTACTTTTAAAATGTTTGTTTTCAGCATGCGTATTATTAATAGATGTGAATATGCGATTTAGGTTTTCCTTATCATATCAAACCAGAAAAGTGGAATCTCCAGATAACGAATTTTTAAAACACTCCTCCCTTTTCTTGAAATTTGTGTGAACCATGACCCAGTTTTGTCTCATAACTGTAGGAGATATAATTTTGACCTTGTAGAAACAGTGTGctttttatttccttttctttATAACCACAGATATTGGCAGAGAGTTCCGTCGACTCTTAACAGATTTTCTGTAACTCATCCAGGTGTGCATTATAGTACTTGTATGAAAACAGAGATCATTGGAACATAAGACCATTAAAATTGTTGTATGATTTAGTACAGTCATAGCTGATAATTATTTGTCCACTCCAGTCCACAGCAGCCCTCAATTCATTTGTGTCCTAAAGATGATCTTTGTCTAAAATGTATTTGATCACCAGAAAAGTCAATTAAATTAAATTCTTAATTAATATTGAGTATTACTTGAAACTTGGCTTTATCCATTGGTGGTGTCCTTCCATTGAAATTCGGAGAGATACTGAGCCAATGCAAGTCTAAACTAAAGCAAATTTTCCAGCATAAATCTGGAAATTACTGGCAAaaacaaatgctgaaggaactcactgGGTTGAAGAACATCTCAGGGGGAGGAATTGTCGACATTTCAAGTCAAGGTCCTATATCTGGACCAATGACAAACTGGCTGTTCGCAAAGCAGAGCAGGAGTGGAGTCCAGGGCAGGGCTGGATAGTGAAGGGGCTTCTATGAGAAGTTCAGATAGGATTTCTCCTGAACAAAATTATACTATCGTTAATTAAACCCTATATTTCCAAATACAGATTACTCCTGTCCCTTAAAACTTATTCCCAATTATTTCTATACTGCTCTTAATTAACTCTCTTATCCAtgctgccttctttaaataaagaTACTACTCTTACTGTACTCTGAAAACTGATGGAATTAGATGCTGGCTGGAATGTTGTGTTCAGTTTTCAGTTCCAGATCACAGAATGACAAGGCCTTTTAATGAGCAGAATAGTGCCAGGATTATAGTTATGTGGAAAGTTGGGAGAAGCTGTAGTTGTTTTtccctctgaaatgttaactgtgtttctctttccatacctgctgagtgtttctgggaTTCTCTGATTTTATTACAGATTTTCAGCTTCTGAAGCTTTTGGATTTTTAGGGTTATTTCTTTTGCCACTGAAGACTAGTGAAATCAATGCCAAGAATGAAATTTGCAGAAACTTGGCACCAAGCTGCAAGGGAGGGAATGGTGTCACACCCCAAACACCAGCATGAAGTCACCCTCAGTTCTATTAAAACCTCCCTCACCttgctcccctctctctgtctgcatCCATTCACCTGCTGCAGActtccactccactccactcaccTCCCCTACCTGGCACAACCTGcccatcatcttatacccctccTCAGTCCCCCAGTCACCTCAGAAtccttccttcccctctctctgctgCCCATCTTGTCTCTTCACTCTCACTCCTGATGTAGAACTTCAACCCAAAATGATAACAATttctttcttcccacagatgcttgatctgccgagttcctccagcacattgttgtGGTGTATAAGCAGCAACTGGCCAGCTTATTCATTCTGTATTCATCAACATTGATCGTACAACTAGCATTGTAATTTTTCGTGATAAAGGTTCTGTGGAAAATTATTTAATTAGAGTCATTGAACAGATTGTATGGAATATTTAAAATGTGCTTTTTATACTCatgcttttgattttttttttaaatagctggAAATTATTACTGCAGTACAAGTGAGCAAAAACCTTTGGCTCTTCCTAAATCACATTTTTCCATTTCTTTTTTTTAGGCTAGGACGCCGAAATAAAATTCCTGAAGTTGCTATGGCATTGGATTTATTAAGACTCTTTAATTTCATTTCATCTAGATTTCATACTTGCAACATCTTACAAATTGTGAAATGGAAATTATACCCTTGCAAAAACTTCAACAAGGTTTTGTATCCACAATGTGGCCAGATTTTATCAAAAGGATATCTAAAGGTACACCATCAATGGATCCCTCATAAAGGATACCACAGTGCAGTCAGAGATCAGCCTGATTCCTCATCGGGGACAGTGTGCCTCCATGGAGATGCTGGTAACAGCATTGAAACGGGCAGCGAACAGGAGCAGTCCTCTTTCGAAGAGGAGTTTTTAAACACGTTGAACGATAGTAAAACTGCTAAACAGATTTTTAAACTGCTGAAATCATCGAAGTGCATTACAGACCTAATGGCTGCTTCAGCCTTGCTTAAAATATCGCAGGTTGAAAAAGATGACAGTAACCTGAGAAACCCTGCAGTACTGCTGGAGAATGAAACAGTCAAGGCATTGTGCTTCCAGTTCGACCAAGAGTCAGAGAGGCTGAGTACTAGAGCACTGGCAACTGCACTGTATGCTTGTGTCCAATTGTACGTGGATCCACAGAGCACCCTCATGATGAGATTGTTGTCTGAAAGCCGAGAGAGGCTTGGCAAAGGTCAGATGCTCATTAAGGACTTGTGTTTGCTGGGCAGGGCCTTCCTTGAATTGGAGGGCCCGAGATCTGAAATACTTAAGCAAATAATGGCGCAAATTCACGGACTGAAAATGGATACCTGGACCCCTGAAGAATTCATAATGGTTTATAACCTGCTGGCAGCCGGTTTGGGAGAAGGAGGAAATTATCAAGAGCTGCTAAACAAAATGAATTCCTGTTTACTTCGTTTAGCTTCAAGGCTGGGTCATAAAGCCAAAAGTGACATACTCAATGCAATGGTTGTTCTCAAGCAAACCCAGGCAATTCCTTTGGTAATTAATCTCTGTAAACATTCAGTGCGACACGTTCCTCATTTCTCAGACCAGGAGCTTGTACCAGTACTGAACGCTCTAATGTGCTTTGGACTCGGTGATCGTTTTTTTATTGATGCCCTGGAGCGCAATATCCCCAAAAAAGCCTTTGTCATGCAGCCTGAAGCAATCAGTAAGGTGATGCAATATTGCAACCAGCTACGCATCCTTTCACCACCCATATTTGATGCAGTTGCTGAGAGTTTCATTTACAATTCAGACAACTTTACAACCAAAGAAATTGCCTTACAAATAGTCCCATTTGGCAGGTTAAATTATTTGCCTCCAAATGCAGGTCAGTTGTTTCGAAAGATTGAAAGCCTATTAAGGGACCGGTTTTCCCAATTTCAGCCTTGTACTCTGCTGAATCTGCTTCATTCCTGCATATTAGTAGGACGATTTCCTGTGAACTTTGTATCCAAAGTTTTTAGTCCCTACTTTCTGCAGCAGCTAGAAGGTGAGTCTGTTTGTGTAGTTACAAACTTCTCCAACCTTGCTTACCTTTCTGGTTCAAAGTGCTCTTTTATTAATTTACGCCACTGTGGAATATGAACTACTTCAAATTATAAATGTAAAGTAACATTTTGATCATTAAATTATTGGAGGTTTTTTGTAAGTCTTTGAAAGTTTGTCCCAATCCTGATTCAGATGCACAGTTGTACTTTGTGGTTACAGCTACCACTGAGCTTCAGCTGGTGGCGTAGATTTTTTTTGCATTCTAGTGGATTTTATGACTTGTGTTTCTCCTGCTGTTGATTCACTCTCCCTACCCTACCTAGAGGATTGAGTGATCTTGCTATGACAAAGTCAGTTCCCTAATATATTACTAAAATGCATCTGCTACTTAATTTGGAAGGGAGAGTAATTCTGAGAATTGTGATAAACTAGAAAAATTTGTTTTGGTATAATGCAATTTTGTTTTGTTCTTTAGGAATGTATTTAATTACAAGATATTTCAGCAAGAGGCAGACTTGAAACAGATAGCAATGCTTTTGTAGGAGGTGGCTGGGGAGATTAGAAGGTAGTGGGAGGATATGGGGCCAGAAAATGAGTATCAACTAGGGAAGTGAATATATTAACCTTTTATTGAGAAATGAGCCTGAACAGATGTTTGAAGTTTCAGTGGAGTATCATTTTGGGAGTAGTGATGATATGATTTAAGATGGTTACAGATACGAATAAGACTTGactggagggggagagggtggtggagggaagggaaaagAGATGCTAAACTTCAGGAGGGTTAATTACAGCAGTATTCGTCAAGAACTAAAGAGAGTAGTTTTGGAACACTAGTTATTCATGAGCAGCATAGTCCTCTGAAGATGAAAGATCAGGAGGGCAAGGTTTGTAACCTTGGGTGACAAGAAATTTTAgtgaaaaagaaaaagaggaagtATATCCAAAATTTAGGAAACTGATGTCAAAGTAATGTTGTTCAAGTGTTTCAACACCACCTCCTTCTGAATATCAACACGCCTCTCACTGATCTCTGTCCGcacccttctccttggtaaataccaaAGCAAATTTCTCATTTACCTCACCCACTACCAATGGCACCAGGCATAAATTCCAcctttccaaagttcaaagtaaatttattacctaagtaccacatacaaccctgagattccttctcTTGTGGAGATACTCGTATTTTAACTTTTTTTCATTTCCATGAATAAAAGCACAAAATACAGGAAACACCCAGGTAAGGAAGATCCAATACCTTCAATAAAAATGGGAAGAGAAGGAAACTAACTAGTTTCAATTTACTTCGAGGGTAGGGAGAGTTGATGGATGAAAGGAGTGGATGAACAATCTGTAATGAGTAAGGCTACAAACTCACCTGCAGGAAGAAGGGGGGCAGGAAACTTCAGattttcttcaccctctccagctAACCAActtgaacatagaagagtacagcacaagaacaggccattatTAGCAcaaacattatgggctgaagggcctgtcctcgTACTGACAAAATTTAATATAATCCCATCTACCTACTATTGATCTATGTTCCCCCATCCCCTGAATGTTCGTGAGCCTGGCtaaataccttttaaatgttgctattgtatctgcttaCAGTGTCTCTCCTGACAGTGTGTTCTGGGCACTTACcactctgttttttaaaaaaaaaagttgcctTGTAAATCTTTTAAACTTTTGCTCTCTCAGCCACTGTCacctacactcacttgccccatcattgaaatgttcttacaactaatgatctcactttaaggactctttattcaCTGTCTCATGTTCTTGTTTTTTATTGATAttggcatttgcacagtttgctgtcttttgctctCTGTCATTGATCcttttatagttactattctataggtttgctgaggatgcccacaagaaaatgaatctcatggttgtaaatagtgatatataaatattttgataataaaatttactttgaactttcaacttttaTTAGAAAACTCCTCCTTCTAGCTAGTACTCAACAAATcaaacaacatcctggtgaacttctGTTTGCTGGCCATTGGCATTTGGTTTTAGAATATTTGACTTTATAAAAAAACAGTACTATTATTAATGATAATTTTCATTTGGCTTGGTAATTTTAATTTTACTGCTTTCTATTTTCTCTAAAGGCCAAGGAAATGGGCTCGATAAGTTTGTTCTTGCCCAGCTAACCCAGCTGTTCATGACGATGAAACTGGAATGCAAAATGTATGAGGTATCTAACATTTTTGTTAAATATCTGTTATTTTTCTTAGACGTGTTAAGTTAAGACTCTGGGTAGCATAATTTGTGGGCTAGCTTATCACCTGAGGTATGGAAGAATCAAGAGAGGGAAGAGTCGGAGAGAGAGACCATGTGTAGGTAAGAACAAGGCAGAAACAGCAAAAGTGGGAAGTTCTGCGTGAGTTCATGCAGCGACGGGAATGCAGTCAAACATGTACTGGAAGAAGTTGGAAGAGTGGATCTGAATATGCTGGACCAAGAAATAGGTGCAGAGGAAGAAGAGTCCAAGGTCATATCAGTCTCAGAATTTGTGAGTGTTCATTACGGATCAGAAGTGATGGTgaaaatgaggaatggaaaatctTTGGTAGCGAGCATAGAAACTGAAAATCTCAGCTTAATTGTTTAAAATGTAACAGTTTTTGCTCTCTCCCTTGTGCTCCATCACAAAGGTCAATGAATGCAGCCCAAAGCACTTACAGAGTGGCTATCCTCGAAAATATTGGAAGTATATATTCTGTAACATTCTGGGGTCTTCACAGTGTATCACTTTATAACATTATGTGCTGTTAATACAAATCTTATAAGAAATAATTGTATATTCTGATAAAATGACGGTCTAAAAGATTTTAGCTTATGGCAGTGGGATTGTTCTTTATTGCAATAACCTGACATTTGTGTAATGGCATTTTGAATATACAAGTAAACTACTGGTGTTTCTCAACAGGGTCCCAGTCTTCCTCCCAAGTATTGGGTAAAATCATTTTTCACACCAGGACATTCGCTTGAAAGCTTAGTGGATGAATCTCTGTATGGCAAAGTTAAGAATGCTCTGACTGAACTTCTAGGAGCAAGGAATTACTTTGCCTCTCGGGTGCTGACACCTTATGGCTATATATTAGGTACTGCAAGTATATGTCAAATCTTTTGGAAATTATATGCATGCTAAAAAGCGTAGGATCTGTAGGATTTTGCTTTAATGCCTCCAGAACATGTAACACATATCCCGGTACGAATTTGGGGGAAGTTGCTTTTCCTATAAATCTAAATGGTGTatcaaatatttttttaaaatgttgaatATTTGTTATGAACAAGTATGAAGAGGATGAACGTAGagtctggatcagtacgtggaattatgatgttgctgCCATTACAGAAACGTAGTTGCTAGAGAGACAGGATTGGCAGCTCAGCATTCCTTGGCTTCATTGCTTTAtatctgatagagtggatgttaaaAGAGGTGAAGGGACTACACTACTAATAATCCAGAATATCACAACAGTACTCTACAGGAGGGCTCATTCACAGAGGTAATTTAAATggtgttcaatttttttttaaatgcaattACATAGATGGGATTATACTATAGACCCCGCAGTAACCATTGACAGGTAAAGAAACAGATATCTGGACAGATTATAGATAGATGCAGAAACAGCAGGGTTGTCATGGGGGTGGGGAGCTTTAACCTCCCAATTAGAACTTACTTAATACAAGAGGACTTCTTCAGTGCATATAAGAAGAGTTGTTGAAAGAGCAGGTGGAGAGTACAAGCAGAGGAGAGAACATACGGTGCTAGTTTTGGGAAATGAGCaaagtcaggtgacagatctgaAATGTGGGTAAACATTTTGGGAATCTTAACCGGACTCATCATGTTTTAAGATGGTTATGAATAAGGATAAAGTGGTATCTTGCAGGAAAGTACTAAGTTGGGGGAGAGTAAATTATGACAAGAGCTAAGGGGTGTTGATTAGGAGCTGCTCCTTTTGGACAAGTCCAGGTCTGACATGTGGAAACTGGTTAAAGAGAAGAGGTCTGAGTTCAGGATCAGCATATTCTGCTACTAAATGAGTACACTtttcatcagtatttaccaaggagaagcaCTTGGAGGATAGTGACGGCAAATGGGGCATGATAATCTACTGGGTTGTTCTGAGATTGAGGAGTTAATGCTGCGTTTTATGAAAATCTttaaggtggataaattcccTTAGCCTGATGGCACATATACTAGAATATTGAAAAGATAAAGTGAGGAGATTGATGGGGCTTTGACAAAGATATTTGTATTCTCACGAACAACAGGCAAGATTGTGAAATGATGGAGTAGCAAATATTGAGCCTTTATTGGAGAAGAAAATGAGCataatccaggtaattataggccaTTGAGTCTCATGTTAATGTAGAGAAGCTATTGGAAAGAATACTGAGAGAAGATTTATGCATATTTGGAAAAGCATACCTTTGTAGGGACAGTGTTCGGCTTTGTGCGGGGCAGACTTGATTTGAGTATGCTGAAGTGGTAAAGGAGCTTGAGGATAAGGCAGTCAGCAGAATCTTGATGGACTTTAGTAGGGCATACCGTAGGATCCCTCATGCTAGGTTgattcagaagataaagatgatgcatgggatccagagtAAATTGCAAGTTTGTATTTGGAACTTTGGATTTGTAAGACAGAGCGGGGATGGCGGGCTGTTACTCTGGCTGGAGGTCCATAACCTGTGATGTTCCACGAAGatcggtgttgggacctctgTTATTTATGATagatatcaatgatttggatgaaaatgtaaataaaaCCATAAGGCATGGGAGCAGAATCAGTCCATTCAATccacaagtctgctctgccattcaatcatgattgATTATGATTCCttctcaatcccaatctcctgcttccTCCCACAACTTCTGACACCCTTACCTAttaaccactttaaatatacccaatgacttggcctccacagccctcacagattcaccatcctctgactaaagaaattcctcctcatctatgttCTATAGGGCCATGCTTTTATTCTGAGACTGAGCCgcctggtcctggacttccccaccACTGAAAATATCCTGTCCATGAATACTCCACCAggtttttcaatattcagtaggcttcaatgaggtaccccctcatccttctaaactccagcgaatacaggcccaaCACCATCAAATTTTCCTCATGCAGTAATCCTTTCatccccaggatcattctcataaacctccgcTGGATCCCTTCCAACACCAGCAGATCTTTCCTTAGAAAATGGGGCCTATAACTgacccaatactccaaatgtggtctgccCAATACCTTTTATATCCTCAGAAGATTATATCCTTGTCGTTATATTCTAggcctctggaaatgaatgctgcaTTGCATTTGTCTACCTTACCAATCTACTCAATCTAccagttaacttttagggaatcctgcactaatacccttaagtccct of Hypanus sabinus isolate sHypSab1 chromosome 6, sHypSab1.hap1, whole genome shotgun sequence contains these proteins:
- the fastkd3 gene encoding FAST kinase domain-containing protein 3, mitochondrial, producing MALDLLRLFNFISSRFHTCNILQIVKWKLYPCKNFNKVLYPQCGQILSKGYLKVHHQWIPHKGYHSAVRDQPDSSSGTVCLHGDAGNSIETGSEQEQSSFEEEFLNTLNDSKTAKQIFKLLKSSKCITDLMAASALLKISQVEKDDSNLRNPAVLLENETVKALCFQFDQESERLSTRALATALYACVQLYVDPQSTLMMRLLSESRERLGKGQMLIKDLCLLGRAFLELEGPRSEILKQIMAQIHGLKMDTWTPEEFIMVYNLLAAGLGEGGNYQELLNKMNSCLLRLASRLGHKAKSDILNAMVVLKQTQAIPLVINLCKHSVRHVPHFSDQELVPVLNALMCFGLGDRFFIDALERNIPKKAFVMQPEAISKVMQYCNQLRILSPPIFDAVAESFIYNSDNFTTKEIALQIVPFGRLNYLPPNAGQLFRKIESLLRDRFSQFQPCTLLNLLHSCILVGRFPVNFVSKVFSPYFLQQLEGQGNGLDKFVLAQLTQLFMTMKLECKMYEGPSLPPKYWVKSFFTPGHSLESLVDESLYGKVKNALTELLGARNYFASRVLTPYGYILDAEIKLDEEGYVLPASWHDEVFRRITLCIDDQKRFTINSQNLLGKEAIKQRQLQLLGYDVVQIPFYEFDQLRTQEEMVRYLHKKIFPHSYRLAW